A single window of Bradyrhizobium daqingense DNA harbors:
- a CDS encoding DUF3833 family protein, whose protein sequence is MAIDAFAGTTPVFLPEQFFVGRLEGWAVVESLVGGVLKRASITAHGELDADTDTVVLTETYTFDDGHSDTLRWTIHKLGDGRYTGHENRLEGEATGEQAGCAFHWKYTRDTPQGDGKSFKLNFDDLFYAIDDRACIVRGSAGRAGIPFATGHVTYRKV, encoded by the coding sequence ATGGCCATTGATGCGTTCGCCGGCACCACGCCGGTGTTTCTCCCCGAGCAGTTCTTCGTCGGCCGCCTGGAAGGATGGGCGGTGGTCGAAAGCCTTGTCGGCGGGGTCCTGAAGCGCGCGTCGATTACCGCTCATGGCGAGCTGGATGCGGACACCGACACCGTCGTCTTGACCGAAACCTACACCTTCGATGACGGCCACAGCGACACGCTGCGCTGGACGATTCACAAGCTGGGCGACGGCCGATACACCGGCCACGAAAACCGCCTGGAAGGCGAAGCCACCGGCGAGCAGGCCGGTTGCGCCTTCCATTGGAAATACACGCGCGACACGCCCCAGGGCGATGGCAAGTCGTTCAAGCTGAACTTCGATGATTTGTTCTACGCGATCGACGATCGCGCGTGCATCGTTCGCGGAAGTGCCGGGCGTGCGGGCATCCCGTTCGCGACGGGGCATGTGACGTATCGGAAGGTTTAG
- the mntR gene encoding manganese-binding transcriptional regulator MntR: MSRKASPTRKPSLHALPTEQAQARRFGKARTARSTAILEDYVELIADLIESTGEARATDIARRLGVSHPTAINTIARLKREDLATARPYRGIFLTEKGEALARRVRARHRLVLEVLLALGVPREAAEADAEGIEHHVSEATLKAFSDFLKGPRIRKAS, translated from the coding sequence ATGAGCCGGAAGGCTTCACCGACTCGCAAGCCCTCGCTGCATGCCCTGCCGACGGAACAGGCACAGGCGCGACGCTTCGGGAAGGCCCGCACCGCGCGGTCGACGGCGATCCTGGAAGACTATGTCGAGTTGATCGCCGATCTGATCGAATCGACGGGTGAGGCGCGCGCCACCGACATCGCGCGCCGATTGGGGGTGTCGCATCCCACCGCGATCAACACGATCGCGCGGCTGAAGCGCGAGGATCTCGCCACGGCGCGTCCCTATCGCGGCATTTTCCTGACCGAGAAAGGCGAGGCGCTCGCAAGGCGCGTGCGCGCCCGCCACCGTCTCGTTCTCGAAGTGCTGCTCGCGCTCGGCGTGCCCAGGGAGGCCGCCGAGGCGGATGCCGAAGGCATCGAGCACCACGTCTCGGAGGCGACGCTCAAGGCCTTTTCCGATTTCCTCAAGGGACCGCGGATCAGGAAGGCGAGTTGA
- a CDS encoding DUF3833 family protein — MVESLVGGLLKRASITAHGELDADTNTVVLTETHTFDDGHSDTLRWTIHKLGKGQYTGHENRLEGDATGEQAGCAFH; from the coding sequence GTGGTCGAAAGCCTCGTCGGCGGGCTCCTGAAACGCGCGTCGATCACGGCGCATGGCGAATTGGACGCGGACACCAACACGGTCGTCCTGACCGAAACCCACACCTTCGATGACGGCCACAGCGACACGCTGCGCTGGACGATTCACAAGCTGGGCAAAGGCCAATACACCGGCCATGAAAATCGCCTGGAAGGCGACGCCACCGGCGAGCAGGCCGGTTGCGCCTTCCATTAG
- a CDS encoding alpha/beta fold hydrolase: MKLARDGIQLSFDIAGAGPLQFLFVHGLGGDRTHFAPQMAYFARQGRALNAELRGHGESDKPQQAYSIEGFADDLVWLCNRQQITKPVIVGQSMGGNMALEIAARYPDFPAGLVLLDSGVLFPASAGTVFAGYLEGLKGANFADEVRRIVADSCLPTDRCRAHVEQTFLATPQHVLVSTFTSLFPWDVHRARACAQACQVPVLYIEAAHRLADLDRFAALCPRLITAKAVGSGHFLSLEVPEQINPMIDRFISLYVRGPG; the protein is encoded by the coding sequence ATGAAACTCGCGCGTGACGGGATCCAGCTCTCCTTCGACATCGCCGGGGCGGGACCGCTTCAATTCCTCTTCGTCCATGGCCTGGGCGGGGACCGCACGCATTTCGCGCCGCAGATGGCGTATTTCGCTCGTCAAGGTCGAGCGTTGAATGCCGAGCTGCGGGGGCATGGTGAGAGCGACAAGCCGCAACAGGCCTATTCGATCGAAGGCTTTGCCGACGATCTCGTCTGGCTGTGCAACCGGCAGCAGATCACGAAGCCGGTCATCGTGGGTCAGAGCATGGGTGGCAATATGGCGCTCGAGATCGCCGCCCGCTATCCGGACTTTCCTGCAGGCCTGGTGCTGCTCGATTCAGGGGTGCTCTTCCCTGCCTCGGCAGGGACGGTTTTTGCCGGGTATCTGGAAGGCTTGAAGGGCGCGAATTTTGCGGACGAGGTGCGCAGAATCGTGGCGGACTCCTGTCTGCCGACTGACAGATGCCGCGCCCATGTCGAACAGACCTTTCTGGCGACACCACAGCACGTGCTGGTCTCCACGTTTACAAGTCTGTTTCCCTGGGATGTGCATCGGGCGCGCGCGTGCGCCCAGGCCTGCCAGGTCCCGGTGCTCTACATCGAGGCGGCCCATCGGCTGGCGGACCTGGATCGTTTTGCGGCATTGTGCCCGCGACTGATCACCGCCAAGGCGGTCGGCTCCGGGCATTTCCTGTCGCTCGAAGTGCCGGAGCAGATCAACCCGATGATCGATCGGTTTATCTCGCTATACGTGCGAGGACCCGGGTAG
- a CDS encoding Ku protein produces the protein MAPRANWKGFLRLSLVTCPVALYPATSESEKISFNQLNRQTGHRIKYLKVDAETGDEVTNEDIVKGYELEKGQYIEVSKEELEEIALESTRTIEIDEFVARSDIDPRYLIRPYYIRPDGKVGHDAFAVIRETIREMDKVAIGRVVLTNREHIIALEPMDKGLVGTLLRYPYEVRSEQEYFDEIQDVKVTKDMLDLARHIVNQKAGRFEPEKFEDHYETALIELINEKRAGKVIRPKERPKGENVVDLMEALRRSVGKEAAPAKADKPAKKPRKAAAGQKEMLMPIAGKKQPKEAAAKKPAAGARRKSA, from the coding sequence ATGGCCCCCCGCGCCAATTGGAAAGGCTTCCTGAGACTGTCCCTCGTCACCTGTCCCGTGGCGCTCTATCCCGCCACCTCAGAGAGCGAGAAGATCTCGTTCAACCAGCTCAACCGGCAGACCGGCCACCGCATCAAATACCTGAAGGTGGACGCGGAGACCGGCGACGAGGTCACGAACGAGGACATCGTCAAGGGCTACGAGCTCGAGAAGGGCCAGTATATCGAGGTCTCCAAGGAGGAGCTCGAGGAGATCGCGCTGGAGTCCACGCGCACCATCGAGATCGACGAGTTCGTTGCAAGGTCCGACATCGACCCGCGCTATCTGATCCGCCCCTATTACATCCGCCCGGACGGCAAGGTCGGCCACGACGCCTTCGCGGTGATCCGCGAGACCATCCGCGAGATGGACAAGGTCGCGATCGGGCGCGTGGTGCTCACCAACCGCGAGCACATCATCGCGCTGGAGCCGATGGACAAGGGCCTCGTCGGCACGCTCCTGCGCTACCCCTACGAGGTGCGCAGCGAGCAGGAATACTTTGACGAGATCCAGGACGTGAAGGTCACCAAGGACATGCTCGATCTCGCCCGGCACATCGTCAACCAGAAGGCCGGACGCTTCGAGCCCGAGAAGTTCGAGGACCATTACGAGACCGCGCTGATAGAGCTGATCAACGAGAAGCGCGCCGGCAAGGTGATCCGGCCGAAGGAGCGGCCCAAGGGCGAGAACGTCGTCGACCTCATGGAGGCGCTGCGGCGCAGCGTCGGCAAGGAGGCCGCGCCCGCGAAGGCAGACAAGCCGGCTAAGAAGCCGAGGAAGGCGGCGGCCGGCCAGAAGGAGATGCTGATGCCGATCGCCGGCAAGAAGCAGCCGAAGGAAGCGGCGGCGAAGAAGCCAGCGGCGGGGGCCCGGCGGAAGTCGGCTTGA
- a CDS encoding LysR family transcriptional regulator, giving the protein MDLAKVDLNLLVVLHALLETGSVTRAAERLGSSQPAISRALAKLRRLFGDRLMVKAASGMMPTLRAEAMREPLATLLGGVETFLHKPKFYPSATDRIFRIATTDYGALAILPNVAARFAREAPGAAIEIVSFSRDVFRMLADGQVDFVLYADNPVSGSFRARELFRESFVTLIRQGHPLLKELRGAKDVLPIKLFTTWPHIVVSIFGGQGGPIDTALAERGYKRHVALRVPYFATAAVITAASDYLVTMPSRAARQLAPRLGLVMLKPPAQVTPYGYRLLWHERSHDDPGAVWLRRLVIDGVKSAGEGA; this is encoded by the coding sequence ATGGATTTGGCGAAAGTCGACCTCAATCTGCTGGTGGTATTGCATGCGCTGCTCGAGACCGGCAGTGTCACGCGCGCCGCTGAGCGCCTCGGCAGCAGCCAGCCGGCGATCAGCCGCGCGCTGGCAAAGCTGCGGCGCCTGTTCGGCGACCGGTTGATGGTGAAGGCGGCAAGCGGCATGATGCCGACGCTCCGCGCCGAGGCGATGCGCGAGCCGCTGGCGACCCTGCTCGGCGGCGTCGAGACATTTCTTCACAAGCCGAAGTTCTATCCTTCCGCCACCGATCGCATCTTCCGTATCGCGACGACCGATTATGGAGCGCTCGCCATCCTGCCCAATGTCGCCGCCCGCTTCGCGCGCGAGGCACCCGGTGCGGCGATCGAAATCGTCAGCTTCTCACGTGACGTGTTTCGCATGCTCGCTGACGGTCAGGTCGATTTCGTGCTGTATGCCGATAACCCGGTATCCGGCTCGTTTCGGGCGCGCGAGCTGTTCCGCGAAAGTTTCGTGACGCTGATCCGGCAAGGGCATCCTTTGCTGAAGGAGCTGCGGGGGGCGAAGGACGTGCTGCCGATCAAGCTGTTCACGACCTGGCCGCACATCGTGGTCAGCATTTTCGGCGGGCAGGGCGGACCGATCGATACGGCCTTGGCCGAGCGCGGCTACAAGCGGCACGTCGCGTTGCGTGTGCCATATTTCGCAACGGCCGCGGTGATCACGGCAGCGTCGGATTACCTGGTGACGATGCCCTCGCGGGCGGCCCGGCAGCTTGCGCCGCGACTCGGCCTCGTGATGCTGAAACCGCCGGCGCAGGTGACGCCCTACGGCTATCGCCTGCTCTGGCACGAACGAAGTCACGACGATCCCGGCGCGGTCTGGCTGCGCCGGCTCGTGATCGATGGCGTCAAATCGGCGGGCGAAGGCGCCTGA